AGGAACCCAGCCACTGCTGCCTTCAGGCTTCGTCTGCTGTGCGTGGCCCTCCCCCGTGTATCCACCCCTCGCCTCTGATTCTCTCCATGGCTTTCTTTGCCGCTTCTACTGCAGCCGGCGTTCTGGTTTGCAGGCACATCCGTACAGGGCGGCTGGGGGGGGTGGCTCGGAGGCGTCGACAAGCCCGTTATGACGGAGAAACaacatcacacacacacacacacacacatacacacacacacacacacacacacacacacacacacacacacacacacacacacaagggcAAGGCAAAGAAGACGTGGTTATCGCGCCGCTCGACGTGCCCACACGCTGCAACGCTACAGTGCGTTCTTTCCATAGACGTTGCCTCCACTCGCTTGCAAGAATATTTTTGTTATAGAGTACACTGTGAAAGGACGAGGGGATCGAGGGCGCACGCCTTCAGCATGTCTTTGGTGTTAGTTCTCGAAGCCACGTACGCAGCAACGCCTCGAACACGTACATCTGCACCAAGTATAGGCACTATTGTGTCTCTCCCGTGTAtgcgtctgcgcgcgcgcagcattGCTCCGGCTGCATTTCTCAAGCGCACAAAACGAAGCGTGACTCAAAGCGGAAGCCTATGAGCCAACGCCGCgtcgaggtggcggtgcgcgttCGACCCGACACGGAATCGCGACATAACTCGTGTGTCTCCCTCAATCATGCAACCCGTCACATAAGCACGCAGGACGACACCGGCGCCAACGCGCTGGTTGGGCGCCGCTTCTACAAGGAGGACTTTCTCTTTGATGAGCATGTGAGCAACCGAGCTGTGTTCGAGGAGCTGGTACTGCAAAAGATGCGCGCAGCCACCCCAGAACACCCCGACACGCTGTGCTTCCTTGCCTACGGCCACACAAGCAGCGGCAAGACCTATACCATAGCGGGCAGCGAGCAGGAGCCTGGCATTCTCGCGCTCTgcgtcgaggagctgctgcggggcGAGGGGGTGGTCGAGGTGGCGATGCTGGAGGTGTATCTGGAGTCTGTGAACGATCTTCTCGCGCACGGAGAGCCGCGGCACATCCGTCGACGACAAGGCATGCAGGGCCCGGTGATTGTAGTAGAGGGACTGACGACGTGCTCCCTCACATCTGTGGAACAATGGAATGCCGTAGCCGCGTACGGCATGAATTCACGCCGCACCGCGCCGACGGAGCGCAACCCCCGCAGCAGTCGTAGCCACGCTATCTTCACGATCAAAAGCCGTGGAGTGCGTCTCTGCTTTGTTGACTTGGCCGGGAGTGAGCGGCAGACCGTCTTCTCTCCTCAGCTCAACAAGGAGAGCATCAGCATCAACAAATCACTCTCCCGCCTGAGCAccgtgctggaggcgctgagCAACCAAAAAGTGGCACAGGACGGAACTCGTTCCTATGTAAACTTCCGAGACACCACCTTGACAgtgctcctgcagcgctaCCTGACCGGGGCGTCCATGACCACCTTTCTCGCATGCGTGCATCCGAGCGCAGACTACTACCAGGAGACGCTCAGCACTCTTCGCTACACCCAGCGGCTGAAGCGCATCCGCACCCGCGTCACCAAGGCCGATGAAGGCGAGTGGAGTGGTATGAGGGTCAGTGAGCACCAGGTGCTGCTCGATGAGCTGAGTCGCCTACGTGAGCAGGTGAAGGTGAGCGAGAACACTACCAAGCTCGTTGAGGCCACCCATCGGCGCCGCATCGCAGAGCTGGAACACACGCTGGCACAGCAGGGGGGACTACATGACGGCGCAGCCGGTGCTTCAGCGCCGCTTTTGTCCGCTCCCAGAGAGGTGAGCGCCAGACGCGCGAGGGATACACGGCGGGTAGCGGGCTGGCTGCTCAGCCGCGTCTTGGGCGATCTGCCGGAGCTAAACGTGGGCTACGACGCTTACTTTGACGCCTACTTTCCTCCCTCCGTCCAGGTGATCGGGTACGTTTCAGCCATGGCGAGCCTCGTcccgcgcaccgccggcgacgacCCACTTGCATTTCTTGACGTCGGAGACTTGGCCATGGGCCTCTCCATGCTAGACGCTGGCGTCCCCCCATTTGTTCGACTGCACAAGTCTCTCTGCAGTGACCCGAGTAGCTGGGAGGGGTGCGAGTGGGATGGTGCCCAGAACGTGGTTTACGTGCTCGCCTTCTTTGAGTACCACCCCACGGCCATGTCCCCCGCTGCCGGGGATGCCGCCggcatggaggaggcgctgacgTGCTGTGGTGGCTACGTGAcgtccgcgccgctgctgccgataGCGACGGTACTCTGCGT
This DNA window, taken from Leishmania major strain Friedlin complete genome, chromosome 18, encodes the following:
- a CDS encoding putative kinesin codes for the protein MSQRRVEVAVRVRPDTESRHNSCVSLNHATRHISTQDDTGANALVGRRFYKEDFLFDEHVSNRAVFEELVLQKMRAATPEHPDTLCFLAYGHTSSGKTYTIAGSEQEPGILALCVEELLRGEGVVEVAMLEVYLESVNDLLAHGEPRHIRRRQGMQGPVIVVEGLTTCSLTSVEQWNAVAAYGMNSRRTAPTERNPRSSRSHAIFTIKSRGVRLCFVDLAGSERQTVFSPQLNKESISINKSLSRLSTVLEALSNQKVAQDGTRSYVNFRDTTLTVLLQRYLTGASMTTFLACVHPSADYYQETLSTLRYTQRLKRIRTRVTKADEGEWSGMRVSEHQVLLDELSRLREQVKVSENTTKLVEATHRRRIAELEHTLAQQGGLHDGAAGASAPLLSAPREVSARRARDTRRVAGWLLSRVLGDLPELNVGYDAYFDAYFPPSVQVIGYVSAMASLVPRTAGDDPLAFLDVGDLAMGLSMLDAGVPPFVRLHKSLCSDPSSWEGCEWDGAQNVVYVLAFFEYHPTAMSPAAGDAAGMEEALTCCGGYVTSAPLLPIATVLCVAASTTRRVKEEVLQRLVDLQCEQHEAVAEQAKTRARTPSLSSSMLLSRQDGFPSEASLLDTSDMRNVSEAESHDDASASTGSTSGGALLALELRRQTADTSHIVTPFQEEEEGSASDGRSCDSREAARAEMRSAEMHRHLPGELTSLSRPSVPPPRACKAEEPSQVRGGSAAAVSSPPLMPASCKSFSALRTSGTSSAPLPPADELPPARTSKRRNRIAGEGKTVNMQSCQGCSSM